A window of the Cicer arietinum cultivar CDC Frontier isolate Library 1 chromosome 6, Cicar.CDCFrontier_v2.0, whole genome shotgun sequence genome harbors these coding sequences:
- the LOC140920640 gene encoding ribonuclease S-7-like, giving the protein MAEQWPPTFCRSNPCPTIPQGKFTIHGLWPSNQTSLQSSKCVTKDPHLQSFNKAMISTLEAQLNLSWPNLKGQSNELFWAYEWNKHGVCSSNMFNQTQYFELAQNIWSRYDIFDILKQQGISPRTNVWYPTNDIRRAITNHIGAIPQIHCVNNELLEIRMCLDQSGIKYMTCPKLGNCKNNVLWQP; this is encoded by the exons ATGGCAGAACAATGGCCACCCACGTTTTGTAGAAGTAACCCTTGTCCTACAATACCACAAGGAAAGTTCACAATTCACGGATTGTGGCCTTCTAATCAGACGTCGCTTCAGTCATCCAAATGTGTTACGAAAGACCCACACCTTCAATCATTCAACAAGGCAATG ATTAGTACATTAGAAGCTCAACTAAATCTCTCTTGGCCAAATTTAAAGGGACAATCAAATGAACTTTTTTGGGCTTATGAGTGGAACAAGCATGGAGTATGTTCTTCCAACATGTTTAACCAAACTCAATATTTTGAGTTGGCACAAAATATTTGGAGTAGATATGATATTTTCGATATTCTTAAACAACAAGGTATTTCTCCACGTACTAACGTCTGGTATCCTACAAATGACATTCGTAGGGCCATAACGAATCACATTGGTGCTATTCCTCAAATTCATTGTGTGAATAATGAGTTACTTGAAATAAGGATGTGCTTAGATCAATCTGGAATTAAGTACATGACTTGTCCTAAACTCGGCAATtgtaaaaataatgtattatgGCAACCATGA